From Aristaeella lactis, the proteins below share one genomic window:
- a CDS encoding peptidoglycan-binding domain-containing protein, which translates to MNKRILNRVIALVLVIMSVFAYASIALADPVPCYITLKYANDKNAPVKVRTGPGKDYPVAAYLTEGTLVYYVSGNGNNLDNWNKIIVPGVEGEYCYIQQKYLTDKKPSTPSEPEQGSANARYGSKNLKKGSKGSKVRVLQQDLKSLGYNIAVDGDFGAKTEKAVKAFQKAHKLTADGIVGPKTRLELYMAIKYR; encoded by the coding sequence ATGAACAAAAGAATACTGAATCGTGTAATTGCGTTGGTATTGGTTATTATGTCAGTTTTCGCATACGCATCCATAGCTCTGGCGGATCCTGTGCCGTGCTATATTACACTCAAGTATGCAAACGACAAAAATGCTCCTGTCAAAGTTCGTACTGGCCCGGGAAAAGATTACCCTGTAGCAGCTTATCTCACAGAAGGAACACTGGTATATTATGTAAGCGGAAATGGTAATAATCTGGACAACTGGAATAAGATAATAGTTCCGGGAGTCGAAGGAGAATACTGCTATATTCAGCAAAAGTATCTTACTGATAAGAAGCCCAGTACTCCAAGTGAGCCTGAACAGGGCAGTGCAAATGCCCGGTATGGTTCAAAGAACCTGAAAAAAGGCAGTAAAGGCAGCAAAGTTAGAGTACTTCAGCAGGATTTGAAATCACTGGGATACAATATTGCTGTAGACGGTGACTTTGGCGCAAAAACGGAGAAGGCAGTTAAAGCTTTCCAGAAAGCGCACAAACTGACGGCGGATGGCATTGTTGGACCGAAGACCAGGCTGGAACTGTACATGGCTATCAAATACAGATAA
- a CDS encoding peptidoglycan-binding protein produces the protein MHNKTLNRVIAMVLVIISVFAYAAMAMAEVECYITLKHANNKNAPVNVRSGPGKDCSIVCKLSAGTKVYYISGNGNSLDSWKKIRVPGYDDEDCYVQNKYLTNQKPSTESDTDQGNANNRYGSTNLKKGSKGSKVRILQGDLKALGHNIAVDGDFGEKTDKAVRSFQRTHGLTADGIVGPKTRLALYKAINNKK, from the coding sequence ATGCACAATAAAACACTCAATCGTGTTATTGCAATGGTATTGGTTATTATTTCTGTTTTCGCTTATGCAGCTATGGCTATGGCTGAGGTTGAATGCTATATCACCTTAAAACATGCAAATAACAAAAATGCTCCTGTTAACGTTCGTTCTGGTCCTGGAAAAGATTGCAGCATAGTATGTAAATTAAGTGCTGGAACAAAGGTTTATTATATTAGCGGAAACGGAAATAGCCTTGATTCGTGGAAAAAGATACGTGTCCCCGGATATGATGATGAAGATTGTTATGTTCAGAATAAGTATCTTACCAATCAGAAGCCTTCAACAGAAAGTGATACAGACCAGGGTAATGCAAACAATCGGTATGGATCCACGAATCTGAAAAAAGGCAGCAAAGGCAGTAAGGTCAGGATACTTCAGGGGGATTTGAAAGCACTGGGTCATAATATTGCTGTAGATGGTGACTTTGGTGAAAAAACAGATAAAGCAGTTCGGTCTTTCCAGAGAACGCATGGCCTGACAGCTGATGGTATTGTTGGACCGAAGACCAGGCTGGCTCTTTATAAAGCAATTAACAACAAAAAATAA
- a CDS encoding DUF523 domain-containing protein — protein sequence MKIMVSACLLGENCKYNGGNNLSPELIRLLGGHTVIPVCPEVLGGLPTPRVPAEIVNGKVMNRNGESVDEAFRKGAEKAMETAMREKPDLIILQSRSPSCGVKEIYDGSFSGRKIPGQGIFAGLLKEAGFNVIDVEDLPEELK from the coding sequence GTGAAGATCATGGTCAGTGCCTGCCTGCTGGGCGAGAATTGCAAGTATAACGGCGGGAACAATCTCAGTCCGGAACTGATCCGCCTGCTGGGAGGCCATACGGTGATCCCGGTCTGCCCCGAGGTACTGGGCGGCCTGCCTACCCCGCGGGTCCCGGCAGAGATCGTGAACGGAAAGGTGATGAACCGGAACGGCGAATCCGTGGACGAAGCCTTCCGGAAAGGCGCGGAAAAGGCAATGGAGACCGCGATGCGGGAAAAACCTGACCTCATCATCCTCCAGTCCCGCAGTCCCAGCTGCGGCGTAAAGGAGATCTATGACGGCAGCTTCTCCGGCAGGAAGATCCCCGGACAGGGCATCTTCGCCGGACTGCTCAAAGAAGCCGGATTCAATGTCATAGACGTGGAGGACCTTCCGGAGGAACTGAAATAA
- a CDS encoding alpha/beta hydrolase — protein sequence MKHLSCLFPGIGYTCDKPLLYYSRKLLKELGWETIPVSYTGFPDKVRDDPEKKRQCVKIAMEQAEEALKDIDWKKYDDILFIGKSVGTVVGALYAKEHSVSCRQVLYTPVEATFEYACQKSIVFHGTADPWAETDMIRENCKKQGIVLYETEGANHSLETGDTDKDIKELRNVMKLVRYFITGETEK from the coding sequence ATGAAGCACCTGTCCTGCTTATTTCCCGGAATCGGCTATACCTGTGATAAACCTCTTCTCTATTACAGCAGGAAACTGCTTAAGGAACTCGGATGGGAGACCATCCCTGTTTCCTATACCGGTTTTCCGGACAAGGTCAGGGACGACCCGGAAAAGAAGCGCCAGTGTGTAAAGATCGCCATGGAGCAGGCGGAGGAAGCCCTGAAGGATATCGACTGGAAGAAATATGACGATATCCTCTTTATCGGCAAGAGCGTCGGCACGGTGGTGGGCGCCCTGTACGCGAAAGAGCACAGCGTCAGCTGCCGCCAGGTCCTTTATACCCCGGTGGAGGCTACTTTTGAATACGCCTGCCAGAAATCCATTGTGTTCCACGGAACCGCGGATCCCTGGGCGGAAACGGATATGATCCGGGAGAACTGTAAAAAGCAGGGCATAGTCCTGTATGAAACGGAAGGTGCCAACCACTCCCTGGAAACAGGGGATACGGATAAGGACATCAAGGAACTGAGGAATGTGATGAAACTGGTCCGGTATTTCATCACCGGGGAAACGGAAAAATAA
- a CDS encoding metallophosphoesterase family protein gives MNTTRRFAKLIITLWLFLSVLAPACAEEPAVQFSADNQLNILIVADTQDIENPQQAMLSLLNASLDTAKPDLVIFLGDMIHGRVIRGEENVRKAIDAVVSPVVERNIPFALVFGNHDEECGISNEEQLKIYQSYPGCLTVEGEEMPGCGNHYLLIENPVNPQSPVVLWFLDSGNHAEEGKGTYDYVKEEQIDWMLRSWNDLKTKYSDPVSYAFQHIPVPQVYNMIKEVPFGTAGAVTCYGPNMFKWYVVDEQYIWAGHLGEGPCSSDYDSGEFDAWKTMGLKAAFFGHDHLNDYCGTYEGVDLITTAGAGFYHYGRGDEHGTRLVTISAEAPAEYETKMLYYKDIVSEPMPGLLVPWLGVLLQRYFFICLGILLLIILLVVLLIRYLIRRHRRKKAAKR, from the coding sequence ATGAATACTACACGCCGCTTCGCGAAGCTGATCATAACCCTGTGGCTTTTCCTTTCCGTTCTGGCTCCGGCCTGCGCGGAGGAACCTGCTGTGCAGTTCAGCGCGGATAACCAGCTGAACATCCTGATCGTTGCCGACACCCAGGACATCGAAAACCCCCAGCAGGCCATGCTGTCCCTGCTGAATGCCTCCCTGGACACTGCCAAACCGGACCTGGTGATCTTCCTGGGAGATATGATCCACGGCCGTGTGATCCGGGGAGAGGAAAACGTCCGGAAAGCCATTGACGCGGTGGTTTCCCCGGTGGTGGAGCGGAACATTCCCTTCGCCCTGGTCTTCGGCAACCATGATGAGGAATGCGGCATCAGCAACGAGGAACAGCTGAAGATCTACCAGTCGTATCCGGGCTGCCTGACCGTGGAAGGGGAGGAGATGCCGGGCTGCGGTAACCATTACCTGCTGATCGAAAACCCGGTGAATCCGCAGAGCCCCGTCGTTCTCTGGTTCCTGGACAGCGGCAATCACGCGGAAGAAGGAAAGGGCACCTATGACTACGTGAAGGAAGAGCAGATCGACTGGATGCTGCGCTCCTGGAATGATCTGAAGACAAAGTATTCAGACCCGGTGTCCTATGCCTTCCAGCATATTCCTGTTCCTCAGGTATACAACATGATTAAAGAGGTTCCCTTCGGAACCGCCGGAGCTGTCACCTGCTACGGCCCCAACATGTTCAAATGGTATGTCGTGGACGAACAGTATATCTGGGCCGGCCACCTGGGAGAAGGCCCCTGCTCCTCCGACTATGACAGCGGGGAATTTGACGCCTGGAAGACCATGGGCCTGAAGGCCGCCTTCTTCGGCCATGACCACCTGAACGACTACTGCGGCACGTATGAGGGTGTTGACCTCATCACCACCGCCGGCGCGGGCTTCTATCACTATGGCAGGGGAGACGAACACGGCACACGCCTGGTTACCATCAGCGCGGAAGCTCCCGCTGAATACGAAACAAAGATGCTCTACTACAAGGACATTGTTTCCGAGCCCATGCCCGGCCTGCTGGTGCCCTGGCTGGGCGTGCTGCTCCAGCGTTACTTCTTCATCTGCCTGGGCATCCTGCTCCTGATCATCCTCCTGGTGGTCCTGCTGATCCGGTATCTCATCCGGCGGCACAGAAGGAAAAAGGCTGCAAAAAGGTAG
- a CDS encoding helix-turn-helix domain-containing protein encodes MFAQKIRELRQSRGLSEAALDEIFDLMRGTVANWEHGFAVPDEELVEDIAAYFGIKVSELVS; translated from the coding sequence ATGTTCGCGCAGAAAATCAGGGAACTCAGGCAGTCCCGCGGATTGAGCGAGGCCGCCCTGGACGAGATTTTTGATCTCATGAGGGGTACCGTGGCCAACTGGGAACACGGTTTCGCCGTTCCGGATGAGGAACTGGTGGAGGACATCGCCGCCTATTTTGGGATAAAAGTATCGGAACTGGTGAGCTGA
- a CDS encoding flotillin family protein encodes MDAILTFLQNSWHWILIALAVLIIILKFFPRYRIAPPDTALIISGLFRRSYKVRNPDGTTSVKKFGYRIIRGGATFYVPAIERIDQLDMCLNQVDIRTAQPVPTKEYISVLVDAVANIKIGSDDLSIATAAEQLLHYNGEQIKALAKDVLEGNMREIIGQMTIAELVQNRDKFAQESIKAAMADMANMGLEIINLTIQNFSDKDGNVIDTMAARNVAEKEQDKRIAEAAAEKESKFAEMQAEAEIARQNRDLEVQKAAFKQETEEARAKAEMAYKIEQERINKTFATEHAAAEMTRLEKETELKRQAVEIEREKLNVEIREKAKAEKDRAIAEAEAEKYRKQAEADAALYAAQKEAEAIRMKGEAEAEAMRRKAEAMKLYGQAAMMQMVTEKLPDIARAVSEPLSKTEKIILFGEGGATSMARDTAGTMLQTFEAVKEAVGLDIPKAIRDVTTGGLIGKAAQEEEKETVKDEAVKAEPETEETAPEPNEVPAEDTTEEPKED; translated from the coding sequence ATGGACGCCATCCTCACTTTTCTCCAGAACAGCTGGCACTGGATCCTCATTGCCCTGGCTGTACTCATCATTATCCTGAAATTCTTCCCCCGCTACAGGATCGCACCGCCGGACACTGCCCTGATCATTTCCGGCCTGTTCCGCAGGAGCTACAAAGTACGCAATCCTGACGGAACCACTTCTGTCAAGAAGTTCGGCTACCGGATCATTCGCGGCGGTGCCACCTTCTACGTACCCGCCATTGAGCGGATCGACCAGCTGGATATGTGCCTGAACCAGGTTGACATCCGCACGGCCCAGCCCGTACCCACTAAGGAATATATTTCCGTGCTGGTGGACGCTGTGGCCAACATCAAGATCGGATCCGACGACCTGTCCATCGCAACCGCGGCCGAGCAGCTGCTCCACTATAACGGTGAGCAGATCAAAGCCCTGGCCAAGGACGTCCTGGAAGGCAACATGCGTGAGATCATCGGCCAGATGACCATTGCCGAACTGGTGCAGAACCGTGACAAGTTCGCCCAGGAATCCATCAAGGCCGCTATGGCTGACATGGCCAACATGGGCCTGGAGATCATCAACCTGACGATCCAGAACTTCTCTGACAAGGACGGCAACGTCATCGACACGATGGCTGCCCGCAATGTGGCTGAGAAGGAACAGGACAAGCGCATCGCGGAAGCTGCTGCCGAAAAGGAATCCAAGTTTGCCGAGATGCAGGCTGAAGCCGAAATCGCCCGCCAGAACCGTGACCTGGAGGTTCAGAAAGCCGCCTTCAAGCAGGAAACGGAAGAGGCCCGCGCCAAGGCTGAAATGGCCTATAAGATTGAACAGGAACGTATCAACAAGACCTTTGCCACTGAGCACGCGGCTGCTGAAATGACCCGCCTGGAAAAGGAAACGGAACTGAAGCGGCAGGCTGTTGAGATCGAGCGTGAAAAGCTGAACGTGGAGATCCGTGAAAAGGCGAAGGCCGAAAAGGACCGCGCCATTGCCGAAGCCGAGGCGGAGAAATACCGCAAGCAGGCGGAAGCGGATGCCGCCCTGTATGCCGCCCAGAAGGAAGCGGAAGCCATCCGGATGAAGGGTGAAGCGGAAGCAGAAGCCATGCGGCGGAAGGCGGAAGCCATGAAGCTTTACGGCCAGGCTGCCATGATGCAGATGGTTACCGAAAAGCTGCCTGACATCGCCCGCGCTGTGTCCGAGCCCCTGAGCAAGACCGAAAAGATCATCCTCTTCGGCGAAGGCGGAGCCACTTCCATGGCCCGGGATACCGCCGGCACCATGTTGCAGACCTTTGAGGCTGTGAAGGAAGCCGTCGGCCTGGATATCCCCAAGGCCATCCGTGACGTGACCACCGGCGGACTGATCGGCAAGGCCGCGCAGGAAGAAGAAAAGGAAACCGTGAAGGACGAGGCTGTGAAGGCTGAACCCGAAACGGAAGAAACCGCTCCGGAACCGAATGAGGTTCCCGCGGAAGACACCACCGAAGAGCCCAAAGAGGATTAA